In Candidatus Promineifilum breve, one genomic interval encodes:
- a CDS encoding DUF6603 domain-containing protein: MTTDQLTPEALQANLTQQGVDVSKISIQNNTLEISPPGVSVQKIGDFFRNTLGDIPELNSLLPASLPVGNVQLSHFKFTPTSDSGPYDVEITLSWPDLEWALIPGILALSHPEITIGVTGGSAYGDVAGDAQVEGVPLHLTLELPTTVLTASLPDTTPAPSAGKLLQGFQVTEPQGNGRAPAAIDLGVLSLEALSVLGNIEDSRLLLYLALGNIEFGPGDLTTQLTIDYIGGPNSQLSGQVWGQYDIHRKDSDDDTLFSIMLLAAYDGPGKSWKFEGGAAGADGDPVTISDLIEVFTDSADIPGIFNQVGISYLHLAYETGSGDFEFQCDVDVSDLFGAEATVAMIVDVHLHKVGQATGKSAQYAKTFSGRLLFTLADDMVLEFDLLFDQSPHGQATDTTFIAAYKNPSGGELNIGDLIGLVQPDIDVPLSIKLQDAFFIYDKRSGPPARGTYLFGLDIGSGIDLSALPLVGKLLDKDSGLTFGLQPLVALGTPDPATQIYFSQSDLTRLGGMIPGGGITLPAEDVKAQIGLGINIALGKDTSFHFNLPIKLNKQVQPAPTKTLPAAPPPIAATPPADNAPPPPLPTLPAPPPLNQPAQQAIATTNEPMSTSPATTGVTPAPAGSAASGIQWITIGKGFGPVQINRLGLQFEMARQMVWAYLDAGLSIGPLTFTLDGLGMGTPINTFAPEFRLLGIGIDYKAGPVEIGAAFLRTHVDEVLDANGQVVTPAYDEYSGLATIKTPTIGLSAVGSYSDLPEYKSLFIYAVLNAPLGGPAFFFVTGLAAGFGFNRAVKTPDITAVAQFPLVNLAVSGAGSGPPSGPGERTNYIHEILDQLRGSIYPMKGQYFLAAGIHFTSFELVDSFAMLLVSFGKHFEIDVLGLSTVVVPTPLPDGPAVTPVAEVQLALKAVFNPGDGFLSIEAQLTSNSFILDKNCHLTGGFAFYCWFGGPHQGDFVLSLGGFHPNFQKPDYYPTVPRLGLNWQVTPDLSIQGGIYFALTPHMVMAGGRLEALYQGGSLKAWFTLAADFLICWKPYHYDAHAMLDIGVEYTYHLFGTHHINVTVGADVHVWGPDFAGHAHIHLWCVTYDLDFGAATTPKLEPIDWATFRKSFLPEDTGKMVQLSVMAGLLRKEQVDAVEQHVINPRDFQLGVDLVVPYKALQIGARDVPLQSLRPVTVRGATQFAAFSEQPDGSYAPGPGEAPIATGAFGIAPMARSAGQLTSSLQLTAEMEDANGQWQPANELFSFRPVSKRVPRALWGETLQQDLNGERYVENVLSGLELIPATPPQPGETQWIAKQALQYSTSPVESGIGYESINAFTATALGADDSATGYIKAHLTDETTMTNRRQLLAALGFDYDRLGLDLRPSLADALVMEPQIGAFV, from the coding sequence GCCATTTTAAGTTCACCCCGACCTCCGACAGCGGTCCGTACGATGTCGAGATCACCCTCAGTTGGCCTGACCTGGAGTGGGCGCTCATTCCCGGCATCCTGGCGCTCTCTCATCCGGAAATCACCATCGGCGTCACCGGGGGTTCGGCCTACGGCGATGTGGCCGGAGACGCGCAGGTAGAGGGAGTCCCGTTACATCTGACACTGGAACTGCCCACTACTGTCCTCACCGCCTCGCTACCTGATACGACGCCGGCACCGTCGGCCGGTAAGCTTCTGCAAGGCTTTCAGGTGACAGAACCGCAAGGCAACGGCCGCGCGCCTGCGGCGATTGATTTAGGCGTCCTGTCTCTGGAAGCGCTCAGTGTGTTGGGGAATATCGAAGACTCCCGGCTGCTGCTTTATCTGGCGTTGGGCAATATCGAGTTCGGCCCCGGCGATCTGACTACCCAACTGACCATCGACTACATCGGCGGCCCCAACAGCCAACTCTCCGGCCAGGTCTGGGGGCAATACGATATCCACCGCAAGGACAGCGACGACGACACCCTCTTTTCCATCATGCTCCTGGCCGCCTACGATGGCCCCGGCAAAAGCTGGAAATTCGAGGGCGGCGCGGCCGGGGCCGACGGCGATCCGGTCACCATCAGCGATCTCATCGAGGTCTTCACCGATAGCGCCGACATCCCCGGTATCTTCAACCAGGTGGGCATCAGCTACCTGCATCTGGCCTACGAAACCGGCTCCGGCGACTTTGAATTCCAGTGCGACGTGGACGTGAGCGATCTCTTCGGGGCTGAGGCCACGGTGGCGATGATCGTGGATGTCCACCTGCACAAGGTGGGCCAGGCCACGGGCAAGAGCGCCCAGTATGCCAAAACGTTCAGCGGCCGTTTGCTCTTTACCCTGGCCGACGACATGGTGCTGGAGTTCGACCTCCTCTTCGACCAGTCGCCCCACGGCCAGGCGACCGACACCACGTTCATCGCCGCCTACAAAAACCCCAGCGGCGGCGAACTCAACATCGGCGATCTCATCGGCCTCGTTCAGCCGGACATCGACGTGCCGTTGAGCATCAAGCTGCAAGACGCCTTCTTCATCTATGACAAGCGGTCCGGCCCCCCGGCCCGCGGCACTTACCTCTTCGGGCTGGACATCGGCAGCGGCATCGACCTGTCGGCCTTGCCGCTCGTGGGCAAACTGCTGGACAAGGATAGCGGCCTGACCTTCGGCCTCCAGCCGCTCGTCGCCCTGGGCACGCCTGATCCGGCGACCCAGATCTACTTTTCCCAGTCCGATCTGACGCGCCTGGGGGGGATGATCCCCGGCGGCGGCATCACCTTGCCGGCCGAGGACGTCAAGGCGCAGATTGGCCTGGGGATCAACATCGCGCTGGGCAAAGACACAAGCTTCCATTTTAACCTGCCCATCAAGCTCAATAAACAGGTTCAACCGGCGCCGACGAAAACGCTGCCGGCCGCGCCGCCGCCCATCGCCGCCACGCCGCCCGCCGACAATGCGCCGCCCCCGCCGCTGCCGACGCTGCCGGCCCCGCCCCCGCTGAACCAACCGGCCCAGCAAGCCATCGCGACCACCAATGAGCCAATGTCCACCTCCCCGGCCACCACGGGGGTCACGCCCGCGCCCGCCGGCAGCGCCGCCAGCGGCATCCAATGGATCACCATCGGCAAAGGGTTTGGGCCGGTGCAGATCAATCGTCTGGGCCTGCAATTCGAGATGGCGCGGCAGATGGTCTGGGCGTATCTGGACGCCGGCCTGAGTATCGGCCCGCTCACGTTCACGCTCGACGGCCTGGGCATGGGCACGCCGATCAATACGTTCGCCCCGGAATTCCGGCTGTTGGGCATCGGCATCGATTATAAGGCGGGGCCGGTGGAGATTGGCGCGGCTTTCCTGCGCACCCACGTTGATGAAGTCCTGGACGCCAACGGTCAGGTGGTGACGCCTGCCTACGATGAGTACAGCGGCCTGGCGACCATCAAGACGCCGACGATTGGCCTGTCGGCCGTCGGCTCCTATTCCGACCTGCCCGAATACAAGTCGCTGTTTATCTACGCCGTGCTGAACGCCCCGCTGGGCGGCCCGGCCTTCTTTTTCGTCACCGGTCTGGCCGCCGGTTTTGGCTTCAACCGGGCGGTCAAGACGCCGGATATAACGGCCGTGGCCCAGTTCCCGCTGGTCAATTTGGCGGTCAGCGGCGCCGGTAGCGGGCCGCCGTCTGGGCCGGGGGAGCGCACGAACTACATCCACGAAATCCTCGACCAGCTCCGCGGCAGCATCTATCCCATGAAGGGGCAATATTTTCTGGCCGCCGGGATTCATTTCACCAGCTTCGAACTCGTGGATTCTTTCGCCATGCTCCTGGTTAGCTTTGGCAAACATTTCGAGATCGACGTGCTGGGCCTGTCCACGGTGGTCGTGCCCACGCCGCTACCCGATGGCCCGGCGGTGACGCCGGTGGCCGAAGTCCAGCTGGCGCTCAAGGCCGTTTTCAATCCCGGCGATGGCTTCCTCAGTATCGAGGCCCAGCTAACCAGTAATTCCTTTATCCTGGATAAAAACTGTCACCTGACCGGGGGATTTGCGTTCTATTGCTGGTTTGGCGGGCCGCATCAGGGGGATTTTGTCCTCAGCCTGGGCGGTTTCCATCCCAATTTCCAGAAGCCGGATTATTATCCCACCGTGCCGCGCCTGGGTCTCAACTGGCAGGTCACGCCCGATTTGTCGATTCAAGGCGGCATCTACTTTGCGCTCACCCCGCATATGGTCATGGCCGGCGGCCGTCTGGAAGCGTTGTATCAGGGCGGCTCCTTGAAAGCCTGGTTCACGCTGGCGGCCGATTTCCTCATCTGCTGGAAACCGTACCATTACGATGCCCACGCCATGCTGGATATCGGGGTGGAATATACCTATCATCTCTTCGGCACGCATCACATCAACGTCACCGTCGGCGCGGACGTCCACGTCTGGGGGCCGGATTTCGCCGGTCATGCCCACATCCACCTGTGGTGCGTCACCTACGATCTGGACTTTGGGGCCGCGACCACGCCTAAGCTTGAACCAATTGATTGGGCCACCTTCCGGAAATCCTTCCTGCCCGAGGATACCGGCAAGATGGTGCAGCTGTCGGTAATGGCTGGGCTGCTGCGCAAGGAGCAGGTCGATGCGGTGGAGCAGCACGTCATCAACCCGCGCGATTTCCAACTGGGGGTTGATCTGGTTGTGCCCTATAAGGCTTTGCAAATCGGCGCCAGGGACGTGCCGCTGCAAAGCTTGCGGCCGGTCACGGTGCGCGGCGCAACCCAATTCGCCGCATTCAGCGAACAGCCGGATGGCAGTTATGCGCCGGGGCCCGGCGAAGCCCCCATCGCCACCGGCGCTTTCGGCATTGCCCCCATGGCCCGCAGCGCCGGGCAGCTCACGAGCAGCTTGCAGTTGACGGCCGAGATGGAAGACGCAAATGGGCAGTGGCAGCCGGCCAACGAACTGTTCAGTTTTCGGCCGGTGAGCAAACGTGTGCCGCGGGCGCTGTGGGGCGAAACGTTGCAGCAAGACCTGAACGGCGAGCGCTACGTGGAAAACGTGCTGTCGGGCCTGGAACTGATCCCGGCCACACCGCCCCAACCGGGTGAAACCCAGTGGATCGCCAAACAGGCGCTGCAATATTCAACGTCGCCGGTTGAATCAGGGATCGGTTATGAATCGATCAACGCTTTCACGGCGACGGCCCTGGGGGCCGATGACTCGGCGACCGGCTACATTAAGGCCCACCTGACCGATGAGACGACCATGACCAACCGCCGCCAACTGCTCGCGGCGCTGGGCTTCGACTACGATCGCCTCGGCCTCGACCTGAGGCCCAGCCTGGCCGATGCGCTGGTCATGGAGCCGCAAATTGGCGCTTTTGTTTAG
- the cas4 gene encoding CRISPR-associated protein Cas4 — protein MNPTAEAEQEPFTFRVIDLKQYVYCPRVAYYHLILPRVRPITYAMEHGQQSHTQAEGRERRRSLAAYGLKEGERTFNVALWSPELGLSGELDMLIETATEYIPVDYKDSDKIGDHFKLQLLAYGRLLEEAGGRPAKMVRRGFLYLIPLRKATEVAFTPRLRGELAAALGDIQLMAGRQRMPQPTDRQRRCIDCEFRRFCNDVG, from the coding sequence ATGAACCCCACCGCCGAAGCCGAACAAGAGCCATTCACCTTCCGCGTCATCGATTTGAAGCAGTACGTCTATTGCCCGCGCGTGGCCTATTACCATCTCATATTGCCCAGGGTGCGGCCGATCACCTATGCGATGGAACACGGCCAGCAGAGCCATACCCAGGCCGAGGGGCGCGAGCGGCGGCGCAGTCTGGCGGCCTATGGGCTGAAGGAGGGCGAGCGGACATTCAACGTCGCCCTCTGGTCGCCGGAGTTAGGGCTATCGGGCGAACTCGACATGCTGATTGAGACGGCGACGGAGTACATCCCGGTCGACTATAAGGACTCCGACAAAATCGGCGATCATTTCAAGCTGCAACTGCTGGCCTATGGCCGGTTGCTGGAGGAAGCAGGCGGGCGGCCGGCCAAGATGGTCAGGCGCGGTTTTCTCTATCTCATCCCGTTGCGCAAGGCGACGGAAGTGGCGTTCACGCCGCGCCTGCGGGGCGAACTGGCGGCGGCGCTGGGCGACATCCAGCTCATGGCCGGGCGACAGCGCATGCCCCAACCCACCGACCGGCAACGCCGCTGCATCGACTGCGAGTTCAGGCGCTTCTGCAACGATGTCGGCTAA
- the cas2 gene encoding CRISPR-associated endonuclease Cas2, which yields MNCLLIYDIADDRIRAKVADACLDYGLDRTQFSAFHGDISRNHQAELFKKVTRLLGKRPGNIQLIAICETDWNGRLMAGRPYDDIHDQEAT from the coding sequence ATGAACTGCCTACTCATCTACGACATCGCCGACGACCGCATACGGGCCAAGGTGGCCGACGCCTGCCTGGACTACGGGCTGGACCGCACCCAATTCAGCGCCTTCCACGGCGATATCTCGCGCAATCACCAGGCCGAGCTATTCAAGAAGGTGACCAGACTGCTGGGCAAGCGCCCCGGCAATATCCAACTGATCGCCATTTGCGAGACGGATTGGAACGGCCGCCTGATGGCCGGCCGCCCCTACGACGACATTCACGACCAGGAGGCAACCTGA
- the cas1 gene encoding CRISPR-associated endonuclease Cas1 — protein sequence MPIIHQLIADQFGSHLGKYQGRLKLTKQKEVLAQAPLLHLESVLITNSGVSISAEAIRACVEAGIPIHFLSGSGTPYAALYSAGLTGTVLTRRAQLDAYRDLRGVRLALGFAGGKIENQSRLLKYVAKYRKETDPALHQELRWLAGEVVDHMEELCAIDFLAPREGYCLDDVRDGLLSTEGRAAQKYWRAFKLLLPESLGWPGRQGRGARDPFNSALNYGYGVLYSQVERALVLAGLDPYGGFIHVDRPGKPSLVLDLIEEFRAPVVDRTILGLVNKGVALQQDERGYLAEPTRRLLAERILERLETAERYETKRHPLRAIIQMQARHIATFVRGEREAYEPFLAAW from the coding sequence ATGCCCATTATCCATCAACTCATCGCCGACCAATTCGGCAGCCATCTGGGCAAATACCAGGGGCGGCTGAAGCTGACCAAGCAGAAGGAAGTGCTGGCTCAGGCGCCGCTGCTCCATCTGGAGAGTGTGCTCATCACCAATAGCGGCGTCAGCATCAGCGCCGAGGCCATCCGCGCCTGTGTCGAGGCCGGGATCCCCATCCACTTCCTCAGCGGCAGCGGCACGCCCTATGCCGCCCTCTATAGCGCCGGGCTGACCGGCACCGTGCTGACCCGCCGGGCGCAACTGGACGCCTATCGCGATCTGCGCGGCGTGCGGCTGGCCCTGGGCTTCGCCGGGGGCAAGATCGAGAACCAGTCGCGGCTGCTCAAATACGTCGCCAAATATCGCAAGGAGACCGACCCGGCGCTCCATCAGGAGTTGCGCTGGCTGGCCGGCGAGGTGGTCGATCACATGGAGGAGCTATGCGCCATCGACTTTCTGGCCCCGCGCGAGGGCTACTGTCTCGATGACGTGCGCGACGGGTTGCTCTCGACCGAGGGGCGGGCGGCCCAGAAGTATTGGCGCGCCTTCAAGCTGCTGTTGCCGGAATCGCTGGGCTGGCCCGGCCGCCAGGGGCGCGGCGCGCGCGACCCGTTCAACAGCGCCCTCAATTATGGCTATGGCGTCCTCTATAGCCAGGTGGAGCGGGCGCTGGTGCTGGCCGGGCTTGACCCCTACGGCGGCTTCATCCACGTGGACCGGCCCGGCAAGCCCAGCCTGGTGCTCGATCTGATCGAGGAGTTCCGCGCCCCCGTCGTCGACCGGACGATCCTGGGGCTGGTGAACAAGGGCGTGGCCTTACAGCAGGATGAGCGCGGCTATCTGGCCGAACCGACGCGGCGGCTGCTGGCCGAGCGCATCCTGGAACGGCTGGAGACGGCCGAACGGTATGAGACCAAGCGCCACCCGTTGCGGGCCATCATCCAGATGCAGGCCCGCCACATCGCCACATTTGTGCGCGGCGAACGCGAGGCCTATGAGCCGTTCCTGGCCGCCTGGTGA
- a CDS encoding helix-turn-helix transcriptional regulator: MTGKFESKLERYEQLKSLLLAHPDGLTKAEIARRLGIHRSTAADYLDEFATPYGSLPIYEPMPGRYAVDRDLYEVKLSLNQHESLALHLAARLLTTRTDKHYPHAAAALRKLGEAIGELSPPVSRHMAQSAEAIDGPHRRQDPRFLEILETLTRAWSLGRKVQLAHETDDGRVFDYVFSPYFIEPYGVGRTVHVIGLRQPPNRIRTFKVERIRTIRLLDEPYVIPDDFDPQEKLRNAWGIWYTDKEPEEVVLKFSARVARRVTETTWQFGEEIERNATDGSVIWRGKVDEWQEMLPWVRSWGSDCQVLEPLELREMLMGEARAMAERYGWFVSTHKLNRKQSVAEDFFGLT; the protein is encoded by the coding sequence ATGACAGGGAAATTCGAAAGTAAGCTGGAGCGGTATGAGCAATTGAAAAGCTTGCTGTTGGCCCATCCCGATGGACTGACGAAAGCCGAGATCGCCCGCCGGCTGGGCATCCATCGTTCGACGGCGGCCGATTATCTGGACGAATTCGCCACGCCCTACGGCTCGCTACCTATTTATGAGCCAATGCCGGGGCGCTATGCTGTCGACCGCGACCTATACGAGGTGAAGCTCTCGCTCAACCAGCACGAGAGCCTGGCGTTGCACCTGGCGGCGCGGCTACTGACAACGCGGACAGACAAGCATTATCCCCACGCCGCGGCGGCGCTGCGCAAGCTCGGTGAGGCCATCGGCGAACTCTCGCCCCCGGTTAGCCGGCACATGGCCCAGTCGGCCGAGGCCATTGACGGGCCGCACCGTCGCCAGGACCCGCGCTTCCTGGAAATCCTGGAGACGCTGACGCGGGCCTGGTCGTTGGGCCGCAAGGTACAATTGGCCCACGAGACGGACGACGGGCGGGTGTTCGATTACGTCTTCTCGCCCTACTTCATCGAACCCTATGGCGTCGGCCGCACCGTCCACGTCATTGGGCTGCGCCAGCCGCCCAACCGGATACGCACCTTCAAGGTCGAGCGCATCCGCACCATCCGGCTGCTAGATGAGCCATACGTCATCCCCGACGATTTCGATCCCCAGGAAAAACTGCGCAATGCGTGGGGCATCTGGTATACGGACAAGGAGCCGGAGGAGGTTGTCCTGAAGTTCAGCGCGCGAGTGGCCCGGCGCGTGACAGAAACGACATGGCAGTTTGGCGAAGAGATCGAACGCAACGCAACCGATGGCTCCGTTATCTGGCGGGGGAAGGTGGATGAGTGGCAGGAGATGTTGCCTTGGGTTCGGTCGTGGGGATCGGATTGTCAAGTGTTGGAGCCATTAGAACTAAGAGAGATGCTGATGGGTGAAGCGCGAGCGATGGCAGAACGGTACGGTTGGTTTGTGTCTACCCACAAGTTGAACCGTAAACAATCAGTAGCAGAGGACTTTTTTGGGTTGACGTAA
- the cas3 gene encoding CRISPR-associated helicase Cas3': MGLYNYQNRVRDTMLSGQSIILQAPTGAGKTRAALTPFLDTFWDAPSGTFPRKCIYIVPMRVLANQFTEELREESARYQRVFRRNLDVGRQTGEHREDPEFQKELTFATIDQVLSSWLIRPYSLSVRQGNLNAGAFVGSYLIFDEFHLFDPDSTLPTTLHMLKMLKGISPFLLMTATFSGDMLHDLAHELGAKDILLSEDELQDIPSQKKERHFHTVDRPLVSDEDIYIDQIVSAHLAQEFDDQRSLVVCNQVERAQRLFQALAQHKDLAGVTVRLLHSRFLREDRQRREAEVRQEFHKEKEKHTVRSMILVGTQVVEVGLDMSCRALHSELAPAAAILQRAGRCARYEGEIGNVYVYQVDQNQLHPYHEKEAKQQCVLTWEWLKTHESQQLDFRLEQQLINHAHTPTDKKLLEGLRGTELGHRERVYALWRGDGTRADAANLIRNIQAVTVVVNSEPDQLRHAPFHAESFSLHPGTLQGKFKTWKDKNESLDPDWDRGRLPWLVQKLVETGDEADTQSNRPIQYEFKSVAHAHELSAPLVVINPALVGYSPELGLTLYPTEHYECKVPQLMQSQREKYGYRLESYERHIQLVHQVYSSDWQEWIAAVGKRIETAYDWQPGIVSAMAELVVCLHDVGKLSEGWQQWACDWQAAIGIPLPHGIAVAHTDYDPTNELHKALERKMGRKRPNHAVESAYAVIPILLSMLPDKDKHRPLFRAAFTAISRHHAAFTSRPDSYRLIGGYEQHITETMALLPESLQSIDIAGMWQQLVYDDKAQRGIDTSLLVQSDNEPDMVCYMALVRALRFADQQGTKLGNH; the protein is encoded by the coding sequence ATGGGACTCTACAATTATCAAAACCGCGTCCGCGACACGATGCTTAGTGGGCAGTCAATTATCTTGCAAGCGCCCACAGGGGCAGGTAAGACACGTGCCGCGCTCACGCCTTTCTTGGATACATTTTGGGATGCGCCTTCGGGCACCTTCCCCAGGAAATGTATCTACATTGTCCCCATGCGCGTTCTAGCGAACCAATTTACTGAGGAACTGCGCGAAGAATCTGCCCGATACCAGAGAGTTTTTAGAAGGAACCTGGATGTCGGCCGGCAAACTGGGGAACATCGCGAAGACCCAGAATTTCAAAAAGAGTTGACCTTTGCCACCATTGACCAGGTGCTGAGTAGCTGGCTGATCCGGCCGTATAGTTTATCGGTGCGTCAGGGTAACCTAAATGCTGGGGCGTTTGTGGGTAGCTATCTTATCTTTGACGAATTTCACTTGTTCGATCCTGATTCCACGCTGCCTACTACGCTACACATGCTCAAAATGCTCAAGGGTATCAGCCCGTTTCTACTGATGACGGCAACTTTTTCCGGAGACATGCTGCATGATTTGGCGCACGAATTAGGAGCAAAGGATATTTTACTGAGTGAAGATGAACTTCAGGACATCCCTTCACAGAAAAAAGAACGACATTTTCACACTGTTGATCGACCCCTGGTCAGCGACGAAGATATCTATATCGACCAGATTGTTTCGGCGCATTTGGCGCAAGAATTTGATGACCAACGGTCGCTCGTCGTGTGCAACCAGGTAGAACGCGCGCAACGGCTGTTCCAGGCATTGGCGCAACACAAAGACTTGGCCGGCGTCACCGTGCGTCTGTTGCATAGTCGTTTCTTGCGCGAGGATCGCCAGAGGCGAGAAGCCGAGGTTCGACAGGAATTCCATAAAGAAAAAGAAAAGCATACGGTGCGCAGCATGATATTGGTAGGTACACAGGTGGTTGAGGTTGGCCTAGATATGAGTTGCCGCGCCTTGCATTCGGAACTGGCCCCAGCGGCGGCCATCTTGCAACGGGCTGGCCGATGTGCTCGTTACGAAGGGGAGATTGGGAACGTCTATGTTTACCAGGTCGACCAAAATCAATTACATCCCTACCATGAAAAAGAAGCCAAACAACAGTGCGTGCTAACCTGGGAATGGCTGAAGACACATGAATCACAACAACTTGATTTCAGACTCGAGCAACAGTTGATTAATCATGCCCACACCCCGACTGATAAGAAGTTGCTTGAAGGATTACGCGGTACGGAGCTAGGACATAGGGAGCGTGTCTATGCTCTGTGGCGGGGGGATGGTACACGAGCGGATGCGGCCAATCTGATTAGGAATATTCAGGCAGTAACGGTGGTGGTAAATTCCGAACCGGATCAGTTGAGACACGCGCCGTTCCACGCAGAGAGCTTTTCTTTGCATCCCGGCACACTTCAGGGAAAGTTTAAAACATGGAAAGACAAAAACGAATCCTTAGATCCTGATTGGGATCGGGGGCGGCTCCCCTGGCTGGTGCAAAAGCTAGTAGAGACAGGGGATGAAGCTGACACACAGAGTAACCGACCTATCCAGTATGAATTCAAATCCGTTGCCCACGCTCACGAACTATCCGCGCCCCTGGTCGTCATAAATCCTGCTCTCGTTGGATACTCACCGGAATTGGGGTTGACGCTGTACCCAACGGAGCATTACGAATGCAAAGTGCCTCAGTTGATGCAATCACAGCGAGAAAAATATGGCTATCGGCTGGAAAGCTATGAGCGGCACATTCAACTGGTACATCAGGTATATTCTAGCGATTGGCAGGAGTGGATCGCGGCTGTCGGCAAGCGCATCGAAACCGCTTACGATTGGCAGCCTGGTATTGTGTCAGCTATGGCCGAGTTGGTAGTTTGTCTGCACGACGTGGGCAAGCTGAGCGAGGGTTGGCAGCAATGGGCATGTGACTGGCAAGCGGCTATTGGTATCCCTCTGCCACATGGCATAGCCGTAGCTCACACCGACTATGACCCAACCAATGAGTTGCATAAAGCCCTTGAGCGGAAGATGGGACGGAAACGACCGAACCACGCTGTCGAGAGTGCCTATGCCGTTATCCCTATCCTGTTGTCGATGTTGCCGGATAAAGATAAGCATCGGCCGCTTTTCCGTGCGGCGTTCACAGCGATTAGTCGCCATCATGCAGCGTTTACGTCGCGGCCGGATAGTTACCGGCTGATTGGGGGTTACGAGCAGCACATAACCGAGACGATGGCGCTGTTGCCTGAGTCGCTACAGTCAATTGATATCGCTGGTATGTGGCAGCAGTTGGTCTATGACGATAAGGCTCAGCGCGGGATTGACACGTCGCTATTGGTTCAATCTGATAACGAGCCGGATATGGTATGTTATATGGCGCTGGTCCGCGCTCTACGTTTTGCCGACCAGCAGGGCACTAAACTAGGGAACCACTAA
- a CDS encoding DevR family CRISPR-associated autoregulator, whose product MSVYSVSLSAQLTLDMHSLNNEGGEGNQIQTRMVNIVDGNGRLQNVNAISGDMIKHILAEHLHRIAGASGLPLCAGCRTFNANRISADEAYMAYIADKSDGESLTRMLQSCAMDDMLGNLITAGSKSLPRKSVVEFGWVVGKPEQTSSDSYFHVKYASERGDAKRKADSDEETRKANLGQAIFHRPANSGVYALIASIEAARIGFNDITQQYVLSEEERQARFKSLLEALLYTLVEPAGAMRGTQAPHIVDVSGVLTVSRDIIPAPTFSPLKEGYAEQLTMLCGTLNGIRPNALTSHHFQSLAEYAEKVSGLMAEMPYSMRYEG is encoded by the coding sequence GTGTCTGTTTACTCTGTTTCACTCTCTGCCCAACTCACTCTAGATATGCACAGCCTGAACAACGAAGGCGGCGAAGGCAATCAGATTCAAACGCGCATGGTCAATATCGTGGACGGCAACGGCCGTTTGCAAAATGTCAATGCCATCTCCGGCGATATGATCAAGCACATCCTGGCCGAACATCTGCACCGAATTGCCGGCGCGAGTGGATTACCCCTATGCGCGGGCTGCCGGACTTTCAACGCCAATCGCATCAGCGCTGACGAAGCGTACATGGCCTATATTGCCGACAAGAGCGATGGCGAATCCTTGACTCGAATGCTGCAATCGTGTGCCATGGATGATATGCTCGGAAACCTGATCACCGCCGGTTCCAAATCTTTGCCGCGCAAATCCGTGGTTGAATTCGGATGGGTTGTAGGGAAACCCGAGCAGACCAGTTCCGATAGCTACTTCCACGTAAAATATGCCAGCGAACGGGGTGATGCGAAACGCAAAGCCGATAGCGATGAAGAGACCCGCAAGGCCAATCTGGGGCAGGCCATCTTTCATCGTCCGGCTAACAGTGGCGTTTACGCGCTAATCGCATCTATCGAGGCGGCGCGAATAGGCTTTAACGATATTACTCAGCAATACGTCCTGAGCGAGGAAGAACGACAAGCACGTTTCAAGTCACTCCTTGAGGCCTTGCTCTATACATTGGTCGAACCGGCTGGGGCCATGCGTGGCACACAGGCCCCGCACATCGTTGATGTATCAGGTGTCCTTACCGTCAGCCGTGACATCATACCTGCTCCGACTTTCAGCCCCCTCAAGGAGGGTTACGCTGAACAATTGACTATGTTGTGTGGCACGCTCAACGGTATTCGTCCCAATGCTCTGACTTCTCACCATTTCCAATCACTTGCGGAATACGCGGAAAAGGTAAGCGGGTTGATGGCCGAGATGCCTTATTCCATGCGATATGAGGGATAA